The nucleotide sequence GCCGAGGGTGACCACGAGTTCGGCGACTCGGTACGGGCCGGCTGGGAGCGGCTGTGGGACACGGTCCACCTGGCGCTCGGTGCCGACGAGACCGAGACCACCGTGTTCCTCGCGTTCGGCATGCTCATCAACACCCTGGTCTCACTGGGGTTTCCGGCCGGGCATCGCGTCTGGTCGGAGATCTACGAGTCGTCGCACCCCGTCGGCGATCCGGCGAACTGAACAACCCCGCGGCACCCCGCGGGTCGCTTCATGTCCAGCAAAGTTAGTCATCGATAACTAACAAAGTCGGCGGCATCCGGGCCGCCGACGGGGGAGAGTCATGAACCAGCAAGCAGAACTCCAGCAGCCGAAGGCCCGCGGCTCCCGAGCCACCTGGGCCCTCGTCATCACCGGCGCCGCCAGCTTCATGGCGGCCCTGGACAACCTCGTCGTCACCACCGCACTGCCCTCCATCCGCGAGAACCTCGGCGGCAAGCTGGAGGACCTGGAGTGGACGGTGAACGCCTACACGCTCACCTTCGCCGTCCTCCTCATGTTCGGCGCGGCCCTCGGCGACCGGTTCGGCCGCCGCAAGCTGTTCATCGTCGGGCTCTCCGTCTTCACCGGCGCTTCGGCGGCGGCGGCGCTCGCCCCCGGCATCAACACACTCATCGCGGCACGGGCCGTCCAAGGGGTCGGCGCGGCGATCATGATGCCGCTCACCCTCACCCTGCTCATCGCCGCGGTACCCGCCGCCAAGCGGGGCGCGTTCCTCGGTATCTACGGCGCCATCACCGGACTCGCCGTCGCCAGCGGTCCGCTCGTCGGCGGCAGCCTCACCCAGCACCTCAGCTGGGAGTGGATCTTCTGGCTGAACGTGCCGATCGGCCTCGCGCTGATCCCGCTCGCCCGGCTGCGCCTCGAAGAGTCCCACGCCCCCAACGCCCGCCTCGACGTCCCCGGCACGATCCTCATCAGCGCCGGCCTCTTCGGCATCGTCTACGCCCTGGTCAACGCGAACTCCGACGGCTGGACCAGCGCGACCGTGCTGCTCGGCCTGATCGGCGGCGCCGTCCTGATCGCCGCCTTCGTACGCCACGGCATTCGCCGCCCCGACGCCATGCTGCCCATGCGGCTGTTCAAGATCCGCGCCTTCGCCGGCATCAACGGCGCCAGTCTGCTGATGTTCCTCGGCATGTTCGGCTCGATCTTCCTGCTCAGCCAGTTCCTGCAGACGGTCGTCGGCTACTCGCCCACCGAGGCGGGGCTGCGGATGCTCCCGTGGACCGCGATGCCGCTGATCGTCGCCCCGGTCGCCGGACTCATCACCGACCGCATCGGCGGCAGGCCCGTCGTGGTCGCGGGACTCGCCCTGCAGGCCATCGGTCTCGGCCTCTTCGCGGTCGTCCTCGCCCCCGACGTCTCGTACGGCGCGCAGCTGCCCGCCCTGATCATCAGCGGTATCGGCATGGGCCTGTACTTCGCCCCCGCCGCCACCGTGGTCATGTCCAGCGTCCGCCCCGCCGAGCAGGGCATCGCCTCCGGTACGAACAACGCGCTCCGGGAGGTCGGCGGCGCCCTCGGTGTCGCGGTCCTCGGTGCGGTCTTCGCCGCCCAGGGCGGTTACGAGACCCCCGACAGCTTCGTCGACGGCACCGTCCCCGCCCTGTGGATCGGCGCCGGCATGGTCGCGGTCGGCGCTCTGCTCGCCCTCCTCATCCCCGGTCACCGCAGCAAGCAGGCCACGACGGCGGAAGAGGCGAGCGACGAGCCGACCGACGAGCGTGCGCCCGCAGCGGTCTGATCCCGCCACCGACCGGCACCAGCACCCAACACCAGCACCCGGCACCAGCACCCGCCACCACGGTCCGTGGTCCGCCTTCGAGGCGGGCCACGGACCGTACTCTTGTCCCCGTGCAGGAACTACACGACGCCCCCCTCGCCCCCCTGACCACCTTCCGCCTCGGCGGCCCCGCGACCCGGCTCGTCACCGCCACCACCGACGACGAGGTGGTCACGGCCGTACGCGAGGCCGACGCGGCCGGCACCCCGCTGCTGATCATCGGCGGCGGCTCGAACCTGGTCATCGGGGACAAGGGCTTCGAAGGCACCGCCCTGCGCATCGCCACCACCGGCTTCCGGCTCGACGGCACCACCCTGGAACTGGCGGCCGGCGAAGTCTGGACGGACGCCGTCGCCCGCACCGTCGAAGCGGGCCTCGCCGGCGTCGAATGTCTCGCCGGCATCCCCGGGTCCGCCGGTGCCACCCCGATCCAGAACGTCGGCGCCTACGGCCAGGAGGTGTCCGCCACCATCACGGAGGTCGTCGCCTACGACCGCACCACCGGCGCCGTGACCACCCTCACCAACGCCGAGTGCGCATTCGCCTACCGGCACAGCCGCTTCAAGGAACAGCCCACCCGCTGGGTCGTGCTGCGCGTCCGCTTCGCCCTGGAGGACGCCGGCGGCCTCTCCGCCCCGCTCAAGTACCCGGAGACGGCGCGCGCGCTGGGCGTCGAGGCGGGCGAGCGGGTCCCCGCGGCCACCGCACGCGAGACCGTGCTCAAGCTGCGCGCTGGCAAGGGCATGGTCCTGGACCCCGAGGACCACGACACCTGGTCGGCCGGGTCCTTCTTCACCAACCCGATCCTTGACGACGGCGAGTTCGAGTCCTTCGTCGCCCGCGCCAGGGTCCGGCTCGGCGGCGACATCACGCCGCCCGCCTTCCCCGCGGGCGAGGGCTTCACGAAGACGTCGGCGGCCTGGCTGATCGACAAGGCCGGCTTCACGAAGGGGTACGGCACGGGCCCGGCCCGTATCTCCACCAAGCACACCCTGGCCCTCACCAACCGCGGCGCGGCGACGACGGAGGACCTGCTCGCACTCGCGCGCGAAGTGGTGGGCGGCGTACGGGACGCGTTCGGGATCACCCTCGTCAACGAACCGGTGACGGTAGGCGTCAGCCTCTGAAACCCGGCGTCAGCCTCTGAACGAGCGGCCGAGCCGGTCCCCGGAGCGGCCGGTCAGCTCGCCAGCCAGCCGTCGATCCCCGCCAGCAGCGCTTCCCTTACGCCCTCGGGCGCTGCCGACGCCCGCACCGACTGCCGTGCCAGCTCGGCCAGTTCGGCGTCGCTGAAGCCGTTGTGCTCCCGGGCCAGTTCGTACTGCGCGGCCAGCCGCGAGCCGAACAGCAGCGGGTCGTCGGCGCCCAGCGCCATCGGGACACCCGCGTCGAACAACGTCCGCAGCGGTACGTCCTCCGGCTTCTCGTACACCCCGAGCGCCACGTTCGACGCGGGGCAGACCTCGCAGGTCACCCCGCGCTCGGCCAGCCTGCGCAGCAGCCGCGGATCCTCGGCCGCCCGCACGCCGTGGCCGATCCGGGCGGCGCGCAGATCGTCCAGGCAGTCCCGTACGGAGGCGGGCCCGGTCAGTTCACCGCCGTGCGGCGCCGCCAGCAGCCCGCCGTCCCTGGCGATGGCGAAGGCCCGGTCGAAGTCCCTGGCCATACCGCGCCGTTCGTCGTTGGACAGTCCGAAGCCGACCACGCCGCGGTCCGCGTAGCGCACGGCGAGCCTGGCCAGTGTCCTGGCTTCCAGCGGGTGCTTCATCCGGTTCGCTGCGACCAGGACGCGCATGCCGAGGCCGGTCTCTCGGGACGCGCTGTCCACGGCGTCCAGGATGATCTCCATGGCCGGGATCAGACCGCCGAGATGCGGGGCGTACGACGTGGGGTCGACCTGGATCTCCAGCCAGCCGGAGCCGTCGCGCACGTCCTCCTCGGCGGCCTCGCGGACCAGCCGCCGGATGTCCTCGGGCGACCGCAGACAGGACCGGGCGATGTCGTAGAGCCGCTGGAAGCGGAACCAGCCCCGCTCATCGGTGGCGCGCAGCCTCGGCGGCTCGCCCCCGGTCAGCGCCTCGGGCAGATGTACGCCGTACTTGTCGGCCAGTTCGAGCAGGGTCGTGGGCCGCATGGACCCGGTGAAGTGCAGATGCAGATGGGCCTTGGGCAACAGGCTCAGGTCGCGCGGGCGGGTGGTGCTCTCCATTCCAAGATCCTGCCGTAAGAAAACGTCTCCCGGCACCCACTTTCCCCCATCGGGTTCCGGCCGAACGAAGAATCGGGCCCCCGGCGGTCGCCGGGGGCCCGATTCACCGTACGCGCGCGGAGTGGGTGCTCAGTCCTTGGCCTCGGCCAGCAGCTTCTGCATCCGTGCGACGCCCTCGACCAGGTCCTCGTCGCCGAGCGCGTACGAAAGGCGCAGGTAGCCGGGGGTGCCGAAGGCCTCGCCCGGTACGACGGCGACCTCGGCCTCGTCCAGGATCAGCGCGGCCAGCTCGACCGACGACTGCGGGCGCTTGCCGCGGATGTCCTTGCCCAGCAGGGCCTTCACCGACGGGTACGCGTAGAACGCGCCCTCGGGCTCGGGGCAGACGACGCCGTCGATCTCGTTCAGCATCCGCACGACGATGCCCCGGCGCCGGTCGAAGGCGGAGCGCATCTCGGCGACGGCCGACAGGTCGCCGGAGACGGCGGCCAGCGCGGCGGCCTGCGAGACGTTGGCCACGTTGGACGTCGCGTGCGACTGGAGGTTGGCCGCCGCCTTCACGACGTCCTTGGGGCCGATGAACCAGCCCACCCGCCAGCCCGTCATCGCGTACGTCTTCGCGACGCCGTTGACGACGACGCACTTGTCGCGCAGCTCGGGCACGATCGCGGGCAGCGAGGTGAACGTCGCGTCGCCGTAGACGAGGTGCTCGTAGATCTCGTCCGTCAGTACCCACAGGCCGTGCTCGACGGCCCACCTGCCGATGGCCTCGGTGTCGGCCTCGCTGTAGACCGCGCCCGTCGGGTTGGACGGGGAGACGAAGAGCACCACCTTCGTACGGTCCGTGCGGGCCGCCTCCAGCTGGTCGAGCGAGACGCGGTAGCCGGTGGTCTCGTCGGCGACGACCTCGACCGGGACCCCGCCGGCCAGCCGGATCGACTCCGGGTACGTCGTCCAGTACGGAGCGGGGACGATGACCTCGTCGCCCGGGTCGAGGATCGCGGCGAACGCCTCGTAGATGGCCTGCTTGCCGCCGTTGGTCACGAGGATCTGCGACGCGTCGACCTCGTAACCCGAATCACGCAGGGTCTTCGTCGCGATGGCGGCCTTGAGCTCGGGGAGGCCGCCCGCGGGCGTGTAGCGGTGGTACTTGGGATTGCGGCAAGCCTCGACAGCGGCCTCGACGATGTAGTCGGGTGTCGGGAAGTCGGGCTCGCCCGCGCCGAAGCCGATCACCGGACGCCCGGCGGCCTTGAGGGCCTTGGCCTTGGCGTCCACGGCGAGGGTCGCGGACTCGGAGATCGCGCCGATGCGCGCGGAGACCCGGCGCTCGGTCGGAGGGATTGCAGCGCTCATGTCTCCCATGCTCCCAGACCTGAAACGTCCCCGGTACACAGGTTTCGTACGATGGACACATAAGACGATGCGCAGCGAACCGGGCAGTCCCCGTTCGTCGCGGAGTTAGCTGTTCGACGTCGGGCCTGTGACCACGTACACTCACTCGTCGTTGGCCTTCGTCAGTCACGTCCCACAGGGCACTCCGTGCACCCGGTCGGATGCGGTAGGTTGGGGCAAACACAAAGGGTCGTAGCTCAATTGGTAGAGCACTGGTCTCCAAAACCAGCGGTTGGGGGTTCAAGTCCCTCCGGCCCTGCTACGCACACCTTCGCCAGGGTGTGTGCGCATGTACGAACATTCACTGCATCGCCGTGCGGCTCCCCCCGGGCGCGGCATGGCCACGACCCGGAATCAGGTGAGAGAGCGTGACGGACGCCGTGGGCTCCATCGACAAACCTGATGCCGATGATGATGAGTCCGTAGAGTCGAAGAAGCCCCGTAAGGGTGGCAAGCGCGGCAAGAAGGGCCCTCTGGGCCGGCTCGCGCTCTTCTACCGTCAGATCGTCGCCGAGCTGCGCAAGGTCGTCTGGCCGACTCGCAACCAGCTGACGACGTACACCACAGTGGTGATTGTCTTTGTTGTCATCATGATCGGTCTGGTGACCGTGATTGACTATGGCTTCAACAACGCAATCAAGTACGTCTTCGGCTGATCCCGCGAGGGCGCCCGACGCGGCGCCCCTTTCGCGTGTGCCACCCATTTAGCCAGGAAGAAGCAGCCACCGTGTCTGACCCGAACCTGAACGACGCCAGCGAGGCGGTCGAGTCCCGAGAGGACGAAACCGACATCGTCGAGGCGGCGGACGCTGTCGAGCCAGACCAGGCCGAAGCCGCTGACGCCGCGGCGGGCGAGCCGGCCGAAGAGGCTGCCGTCAACGCCGAGCAGGTCGAGGAAGAAGACGGCACCGAGGCTGACGAGGTCGAAGAGGCCGTCGCGGCCGCCGAGGGCGAAGGCCTTGACGCGGACGCCGAGGCTGACGACAGCGAAGCCGAAGCCGACTCCGACGCCGCCGACGACGACGAGGAGCCGGCCGAGGCCGCGCCCGCCGTCGACCCGGTCGAGGCGCTCCGCCAGGAACTGCGCGGTCTGCCCGGCGAGTGGTACGTGATCCACACCTACGCGGGCTACGAGAAGCGCGTGAAGGCCAACCTGGAACAGCGCGCCGTCTCGCTCAACGTCGAGGACTTCATCTACCAGGCCGAGGTCCCCGAGGAAGAGATCGTCCAGATCAAGAACGGCGAGCGCAAGAACGTCCGCCAGAACAAGCTCCCGGGCTACGTCCTGGTGCGCATGGACCTGACGAACGAGTCCTGGGGCGTCGTCCGTAACACCCCCGGTGTCACCGGCTTCGTGGGCAACGCCTACGACCCGTACCCGCTGACGCTGGACGAGATCGTCAAGATGCTCGCCCCCGAGGCCGAGGAGAAGGCAGCCCGCGAGGCGGCCGAGGCCGAGGGCAAGCCGATGCCGGCCCGCAAGGTCGAGGTCCAGGTGCTGGACTTCGAGGTGGGCGACTCGGTCACCGTCACCGACGGCCCGTTCGCGACGCTGCAGGCGACGATCAACGAGATCAACGCGGACTCGAAGAAGGTCAAGGGCCTCGTCGAGATCTTCGGTCGCGAGACCCCGGTCGAGCTGAGCTTCGACCAGATCCAGAAGAACTGAGCAGCCACCACTTCTGGAACAACAGCTTCCGACCAGGTCAGACAGGTGTTCCTACCTGTCTGACCTGTCGGTTTTGGCCGTGCAGCTATACCCGTTATCGTTGTGCGGTATGCCTCCATCCGGATGACCGGGTGGCTGGCCGATAACTCTCACTAGGACCCGGAGAGAGCAATGCCTCCCAAGAAGAAGAAGGTCACGGGGCTCATCAAGCTCCAGATCAGCGCCGGCGCCGCCAACCCGGCCCCGCCGGTCGGCCCCGCGCTGGGTCAGCACGGCGTCAACATCATGGAGTTCTGCAAGGCCTACAACGCCGCGACCGAGTCGCAGCGTGGCATGGTCGTGCCGGTCGAGATCACGGTCTACGAGGACCGCTCGTTCACCTTCATCACCAAGACGCCGCCCGCCGCGAAGCTGATCCTCAAGGCTGCCGGTGTGGACAAGGGATCCGGCGAGCCGCACGTCAAGAAGGTCGCCAAGCTCACGCGCGACCAGGTGCGGGACATCGCCACGACCAAGATGCCCGACCTGAACGCCAACGACCTGGCCGCCGCCGAGAAGATCATCGCCGGCACCGCCCGTTCGATGGGCATCACGGTCGAGGGCTGAGTCCAGCCCCGTACGTCCCAGTGGCAGGGCCATGCGCGGCCCGCACCACGAACTCCACACCTGAAGAACCACAGGAGAAGAAGTGAAGCGCAGCAAGTCACTCCGCAACGCGGACGCGAAGATCGACGCGGAGCGTAACTACGCCCCGCTCGAGGCCGTCCGCCTTGCCAAGGACACCAGCACGTCCAAGTTCGACGGCACCGTCGAGGTCGCCATGCGCCTGGGTGTGGACCCGCGCAAGGCGGACCAGATGGTCCGTGGCACCGTCAACCTTCCGCACGGCACCGGCAAGACCGCCCGGGTCCTGGTCTTCGCGACCGGTGACCGTGCCGAGGCAGCGCGCGCCGCGGGCGCCGACATCGTCGGCGCCGACGAGCTCATCGACGAGGTGTCGAAGGGCCGTCTGGACTTCGACGCCGTCGTCGCCACCCCTGACCTCATGGGCAAGGTCGGCCGTCTCGGCCGTGTCCTCGGCCCGCGTGGTCTGATGCCGAACCCGAAGACCGGCACCGTCACCCCTGACGTCACGAAGGCTGTGACGGACATCAAGGGCGGCAAGATCGAGTTCCGGGTCGACAAGCACTCGAACCTGCACTTCATCATCGGCAAGGTCTCCTTCGACGAGACGAAGCTGGTCGAGAACTACGCCGCGGCGCTGGAGGAAGTCCTCCGTCTGAAGCCGTCGGCCGCGAAGGGCCGTTACATCCGTAAGGCCGTCCTCGCGACGACGATGGGCCCCGGCATCCCGCTGGACGCCAACCGCACCCGCAACCTCCTCGTCGAGGAGGACCCGGCGTCCGTCTGACGTCCCCGACGTCCGACAAAGGCTGGAACCGGCCGGTCCCCGCACCTCGTTGAGGTGCGGGGACCGGCTTTTCTGTTGATTTGCTGTCAGTGGCGTGGGTTATCTTCTTGAGGTGGTCTTGACCATCGGGGTCAGCGCCAACTGCACAATCTGGGGTGGGAAATGAACATGTCCGCATTCACACGTGGGGGCGTGGCACTGACGGCTGTGGCCGTCATTGCCGGCGTTGCGGGCTGTACGAGCGATGACGCGAAGAAGGACGACGGAGCGGCGAAGCCGGCCGCCTCGAAGAAGGCGGACGCCAATCCGGCCGCGGTCCTGACCGCCGCGTACAAGAAGACCTCCGGGGCGAAGTCCGCGAAGATCAGCATGAAGATGACGACGCCGGCCGCCGCGGCCCAGGGCGCGGGCAAGACCGAGACGGTCACGATGGCTGGCGTCATGGCCTGGGACCCGACGGCCATGGACGTGACCATGGACGGTTCGGCGCTCGGTGCCGAGCCCGGGGCGCCGGAGAAGATCCGGATTCTCATGCTCAAGGACGTCACGTACGTGGACATGGGAGCCGCCGCCGCGAAGCAGGAGGAGTTCGACGGCAAGCGCTGGATGAAACTGGACGTCGGCAAGCTGTCGAAGTCGGCCGGCAACCCGGCGAGTTCGATCGGCACGCTGGGCGGCCTGAAGAACGCGAACCAGGACCCGTCGCAGCAGCTCGCCATGCTGGTGGACTCGCCCAGCATCAAGCACGTCGGCCCGGAGAAGGTCGACGGCGTCCAGGCGGAGCACTACCGGGGCAGCCTGACGTTCCAGGAGATGCTGGACACCAACTCCGCCGCCGACACGCTCACGCCGAAGCAGCGC is from Streptomyces sp. NBC_00370 and encodes:
- a CDS encoding DHA2 family efflux MFS transporter permease subunit; the encoded protein is MNQQAELQQPKARGSRATWALVITGAASFMAALDNLVVTTALPSIRENLGGKLEDLEWTVNAYTLTFAVLLMFGAALGDRFGRRKLFIVGLSVFTGASAAAALAPGINTLIAARAVQGVGAAIMMPLTLTLLIAAVPAAKRGAFLGIYGAITGLAVASGPLVGGSLTQHLSWEWIFWLNVPIGLALIPLARLRLEESHAPNARLDVPGTILISAGLFGIVYALVNANSDGWTSATVLLGLIGGAVLIAAFVRHGIRRPDAMLPMRLFKIRAFAGINGASLLMFLGMFGSIFLLSQFLQTVVGYSPTEAGLRMLPWTAMPLIVAPVAGLITDRIGGRPVVVAGLALQAIGLGLFAVVLAPDVSYGAQLPALIISGIGMGLYFAPAATVVMSSVRPAEQGIASGTNNALREVGGALGVAVLGAVFAAQGGYETPDSFVDGTVPALWIGAGMVAVGALLALLIPGHRSKQATTAEEASDEPTDERAPAAV
- a CDS encoding UDP-N-acetylmuramate dehydrogenase yields the protein MPPPTGTSTQHQHPAPAPATTVRGPPSRRATDRTLVPVQELHDAPLAPLTTFRLGGPATRLVTATTDDEVVTAVREADAAGTPLLIIGGGSNLVIGDKGFEGTALRIATTGFRLDGTTLELAAGEVWTDAVARTVEAGLAGVECLAGIPGSAGATPIQNVGAYGQEVSATITEVVAYDRTTGAVTTLTNAECAFAYRHSRFKEQPTRWVVLRVRFALEDAGGLSAPLKYPETARALGVEAGERVPAATARETVLKLRAGKGMVLDPEDHDTWSAGSFFTNPILDDGEFESFVARARVRLGGDITPPAFPAGEGFTKTSAAWLIDKAGFTKGYGTGPARISTKHTLALTNRGAATTEDLLALAREVVGGVRDAFGITLVNEPVTVGVSL
- a CDS encoding adenosine deaminase, with translation MESTTRPRDLSLLPKAHLHLHFTGSMRPTTLLELADKYGVHLPEALTGGEPPRLRATDERGWFRFQRLYDIARSCLRSPEDIRRLVREAAEEDVRDGSGWLEIQVDPTSYAPHLGGLIPAMEIILDAVDSASRETGLGMRVLVAANRMKHPLEARTLARLAVRYADRGVVGFGLSNDERRGMARDFDRAFAIARDGGLLAAPHGGELTGPASVRDCLDDLRAARIGHGVRAAEDPRLLRRLAERGVTCEVCPASNVALGVYEKPEDVPLRTLFDAGVPMALGADDPLLFGSRLAAQYELAREHNGFSDAELAELARQSVRASAAPEGVREALLAGIDGWLAS
- a CDS encoding pyridoxal phosphate-dependent aminotransferase; translated protein: MSAAIPPTERRVSARIGAISESATLAVDAKAKALKAAGRPVIGFGAGEPDFPTPDYIVEAAVEACRNPKYHRYTPAGGLPELKAAIATKTLRDSGYEVDASQILVTNGGKQAIYEAFAAILDPGDEVIVPAPYWTTYPESIRLAGGVPVEVVADETTGYRVSLDQLEAARTDRTKVVLFVSPSNPTGAVYSEADTEAIGRWAVEHGLWVLTDEIYEHLVYGDATFTSLPAIVPELRDKCVVVNGVAKTYAMTGWRVGWFIGPKDVVKAAANLQSHATSNVANVSQAAALAAVSGDLSAVAEMRSAFDRRRGIVVRMLNEIDGVVCPEPEGAFYAYPSVKALLGKDIRGKRPQSSVELAALILDEAEVAVVPGEAFGTPGYLRLSYALGDEDLVEGVARMQKLLAEAKD
- the secE gene encoding preprotein translocase subunit SecE, producing MTDAVGSIDKPDADDDESVESKKPRKGGKRGKKGPLGRLALFYRQIVAELRKVVWPTRNQLTTYTTVVIVFVVIMIGLVTVIDYGFNNAIKYVFG
- the nusG gene encoding transcription termination/antitermination protein NusG; this translates as MSDPNLNDASEAVESREDETDIVEAADAVEPDQAEAADAAAGEPAEEAAVNAEQVEEEDGTEADEVEEAVAAAEGEGLDADAEADDSEAEADSDAADDDEEPAEAAPAVDPVEALRQELRGLPGEWYVIHTYAGYEKRVKANLEQRAVSLNVEDFIYQAEVPEEEIVQIKNGERKNVRQNKLPGYVLVRMDLTNESWGVVRNTPGVTGFVGNAYDPYPLTLDEIVKMLAPEAEEKAAREAAEAEGKPMPARKVEVQVLDFEVGDSVTVTDGPFATLQATINEINADSKKVKGLVEIFGRETPVELSFDQIQKN
- the rplK gene encoding 50S ribosomal protein L11, translated to MPPKKKKVTGLIKLQISAGAANPAPPVGPALGQHGVNIMEFCKAYNAATESQRGMVVPVEITVYEDRSFTFITKTPPAAKLILKAAGVDKGSGEPHVKKVAKLTRDQVRDIATTKMPDLNANDLAAAEKIIAGTARSMGITVEG
- the rplA gene encoding 50S ribosomal protein L1, which translates into the protein MKRSKSLRNADAKIDAERNYAPLEAVRLAKDTSTSKFDGTVEVAMRLGVDPRKADQMVRGTVNLPHGTGKTARVLVFATGDRAEAARAAGADIVGADELIDEVSKGRLDFDAVVATPDLMGKVGRLGRVLGPRGLMPNPKTGTVTPDVTKAVTDIKGGKIEFRVDKHSNLHFIIGKVSFDETKLVENYAAALEEVLRLKPSAAKGRYIRKAVLATTMGPGIPLDANRTRNLLVEEDPASV